A stretch of DNA from Trichomycterus rosablanca isolate fTriRos1 chromosome 1, fTriRos1.hap1, whole genome shotgun sequence:
ttctttAATAGCAGGACAGgtcaggttttaatgttatggctggagaAGGAGAAGAACTGGTATTAAAGAACAAATAACTATTCACTAACAGAACTAATTAACATAATTTGACGGTTGAACAATTGTTATACTGGTTTGACATGCAAATATGCTTACCTTGTGTTTCATTTTTGGTCCTCTATATAAGTTCTTAGCTTCTTAGCTGGTTTCTCCTGCATATAATCTTCTTTTTTTGTCCACTGTGTGAATATCCATCTTTAACACTGAAAATGTCTGAAATCGTTCCTAATGGGGACCAGGAAGTGGGTGGTTCCCAACCTTATTTGgaatccgtgtgtgtgtgtgattccgGCTATAAAAAAAAGGGGGCGCAACTGAGCacaacccacacactcacacattcaccgaAAAACATGCGTTTTGAGCCAATGCTAAAAACCACACAGGCACCATTAGTAGGCCTCCTGTATCCATTTAAAATAGGTTTCCTTTATGGGGACTAGACTTTAGGTCCCCACACTGCAAGAGGTCCCCACGACGTGACTGTGTAAACAGATTCATGTCCCCTCAATGTGATGAAtaccagtgcacacacacacacacacacacagaaaaacacacagTGGCAAGTGGTcagtcatttttttttacaaatcacGCATGTACACTGTAAACCgttaatgttaattaattaGTACTTTAAATCTCACACTCTCCTGTAACCCTATGTTCATACTGGCAACATGTAGTGaccatttacttttttttctaaGATTCAGTTAACTTTTTACATCATTGGCTTGCCAGGCAGAATTGACATATTGCttcaaattaataaaacaaacattcatGGCACTATAAAAAGATGACAATCTATATATGCACCCTCTTGCATATGTGGGTCTGGGACCtcttgtttcctcccacagttcaaaaacatgcagtcaggttaattggagacactgaattgccctataggagaatgggtgtgtatgtgtgtctgccctgcaatggactggcgccccgtccagggtgttactgtgtgccttgagcccattgaaaagctgggataggctccagcaccccccccccccccccccccaaacgaccctaattggataagtgttttagaaagtgagtgagtgagattacAGCTATTTGTCTCACTTGtctggtctgggtcctttctgtgtggagtttgcatgttctccccatgtctgtgtgggtttcctccatgggctccggtttactcccagagtccaaagccatgcagtcaggttaattggagacactgaattgccctataggtgagtgggtaagtgcgtgtgtgtgtgtgcgtgtgtgtgtatgtgtgtgtgtatgtatgtctgccctgcaatggactggcgccctgtccagggtctttctgtgtgccttgtgcccactgaGAGCTGGGATCAGCTCCCCCCCCCCACGActctgattaggataagcggttaagaaagtgagtgagtgagattacAGCAATTCACCTTAGCGAAAAGGTTTTAGGTTCGATTCCAAGGTggaacggtctgggtcctttctgtgtggagtttgcatgttctccctgtgtctgtgtgggcttcctccgggagctctggtttcctcccacagtccaaaaacatgcagtcaggtaaattggagatactaacaGTGCCCttatatgtgtgtgcatgttaaggtgtgaatatgtttgtatgtctgccctgcaatggactggtgccctgtccagggtgacaattgagagctgggatcagctccagcacccccccatgactctgattaggataagcgacttagaaagtgagtgagtaattaccCTGTATTAATTGCatttaatagtaatagtaagcCTTCTGTGACTTCTTGTTTCATGTAACATTGCTGCCAGTATGAATGCAGGGTTACACACACATGAATGCTTCAGAACACATTCACTTTTTATATGTTTGTCAAACAACCACTTCTAACAAAAAGGCATACTCTATACATGCATATATATACAACTGTGTACAGATATTTTATACTGAAGTCCAAACACTAGGTTTGGTTTTTCAGTAAGCCCTATTGTCCCTTTAATCAGTGGAGATTTAAAGAGAGCAGATTTAAAAACCTATGCTGCCCCTTCAGTTAAAATCTCTATCAGCTACTGTACTTTATGCGTACTACTGATAAAAGAAGGATTTTCTGCTCCAATGCTAAACATCTCTGATCTATTTAATGCTGAGAAATTTACCACTGATACACGGCTATTTCTAAAAATCTATATAAATCTTTCGCTATACCTAGTTTCATGTATTTTGTTACATACAGACCAGTGACAAATGAAAgaaaactgaaattaaagaaatataaaatttaaaaaattaaagttGTTGGGCCACCAGAACAGTCAGGCATACAGGTAATTTGTGGAATTGCACTCAAGGAATAAAAACGGCATTCCACTAAAAGATACTCCACTCCCTTAATAGATGTTTTGCTGATGGTGGTGGAGAACGCTCCTATGAGCTCCTATCACACTATACTATTTAGTAACCCTTTGCACCATGTGGATGGTGGCATCGCCATCCAGAAGGAGAATATCCCCACTATGGATGGACATTTTTCATGGGTTTTATTACTCTGGGGTTCAGTCAGTAAAACCTTTTATTAATTTGCAACTCTTTGATTTAAGGGTTTGTTTTCCCCTTCAAAATAACAGAGCTACTGgagcaggggtgcccacacttccgtggcttgagatctactatttcagtgtACAGGTCATcatgatctactttttaaaaaggttggcctcatcatttttcaaaaaagattGACTGAAAAATCACATTAACCTTATTGTGATGATTTGCtctgaatggtgtcagccaggtttatgtagtctggacaatagctgctgatgccagtTCTCAAGCAGGCTTCCAAGCCTTTATCAGTAAGGAAGGACtgatatttagacttaattattgTCATGTggaaaaaggctgattcacacaagtagattgatccaaaaatgctgtcaaatatgtggcaaatttttatatgtttggatatttttcctcagccagcaagttcctaAATGGTCAAATCAaattgtagggttaaaatttctccttCAGCTTCTTTCATGCATAAACGAAACAACCGTTTTTCCAGTGGTCTTGCCTGAATAGAAATGTTTATGCTTTCTCTGTACATGGTTGTGCACTCATCTTcccaaacagtgtaggttacaataggaaaaatgcaaaaatggtgcaaactggctactgatgaatgaaaacgttCCGGATTTGCGGTGCTTTAAGCGGGCTGAGGTGTATGTATGGTACCAAACCGCAACCTCAATCacattgacctgtttgaatgaggcgagATCTATCAGagtgcactgtgcgatcgactggtagatcgcgatcggcgtattgggcacccctgcacTGGAGTAACTATAGGGGTCAGGTATTCAATCCTGTCCTGCACTCTTGGTGTATGCCACACATGCACTGACTGCCCCCAAGACTCCAATAGTAAACCCACCTTTATAACTTGATGTTATTCTCCTCCCATATTAATTTGTAATCAGCATTTATATCTATGCCATATGGTAGGACGTTACCTGTATTATGCAGCCTTACGCAGCCTTATGCATTTGCACTTGCTTTTATTCActctttatattattaaatgtatcaaTTGGTATCTGTTTTAATtcaatataatttaattaacaTGTATTTtccatattttatatatatttgtattttatctgATCTTTTTCTGGCCTGAATGCAAAGCCTACAAAACTGTTCACCTGTCTTATTAGCAAATTATTGTGCGTAAAGTGCTACAACAGAGTATTCGTGACATAaatccccaacacacacacacacacacacacacacaaaacacccaGATGCGACATTCACACCATCATTCTGTGGAATTTATAGACACgtttcatacatacacacacagtcatacatGCACACGTGCAAATTTTGATCGAAGCTCATCTGGTAGAccgaatatttttatattgacaGAGCAGAAGCTGTTTAAATGTCTTTTTGAAAGTGGCATTGCAAAGAGCATAGCATGCAGGGTTGATGGTGCTGTTGATGTAGCAGAGCCAATAGCCGATGGTCCACATAGTGTTGGGGATGCAGCTGGAGCAAAACGTATTGATTAGAACCATCACGTTGTAGGGTGTCCATGTGGCTACGAATGCCACCAAGATGGCCATAATGGTGCGGGTCACCTTCTTCTCCCTTGAAGGAGCTGCTTTCTTTTTCTTGGGAGGCTGCTTTGTCATCTTTACAATCTTGCGGGCCACAttgttctgtttctctgcagctGGTACAATTTCAACCATGGTGTTGGTGGGGGCATAGCAGTCTCCCTTTGGGGACTTGGTGACAATTTTAATGCAGGTGAGTTTGGAGGGACTGGTCTTGGTTTGGTGCCGTGTAGGCACCTGAGTGTCATTGTTGTCAGGCTTCTGATTGGTTGCTGTCCCACTGCCAGAAGTGGAGTCATTGGAACTTTCTTTATCCTCAACAGAGACACAGTTGTCCTTGGCACTTTCCTTGCCTTCTTTTTCCCTGCTGGCTTTGGATGGTGCTTTGCCATTCTGCAGCTTACTGTCATCCTGGTTGGTCAGATCATCTGAGGTCTGGGTCTGACCCCTGTCAGGGTCTTTAACCATCACATTGTTGTTTTCAGGCTTGTTGCTTGTACTGGGGTGGGTCTGGTTGGGTGATGCAGTTGTGACGATGGTGCCTGAAGGCTTGCGGTTGTCCTTCTTGACACGACTCTTGCTGGCTCTGGAGATCTGCCAATACAGCACCATCATGATGATGACAGGCAGATAAAAGGCGGCAATGGCTGTGCCGAAGGTGACAGCTGCGTTAGAGAAGAACTGGATATAACACTCCCTCTCAGGCACAGTGCGGCCACCGACAATGAACTGCCAAAAAAGGATAGCAGGTGCCCACAGGATAAAAGACAGAACCCAGGCAGCAGCGATCATCATTCCTGCCATCTTAGTGGTCCTTTTGACTGGGTAGCTGAGTGGTTTAGTGACGCAGAAATACCGATCAAAGCTTATAATTAGCAAGTTCATGACAGAGGCATTACTGACCACATAGTCCAAAGCCAACCACAGGTCACACACTACTGGACCAAGTGGCCAGGCACCTATTACAATATAAACTGTATAAAGGTTCATAGAACAGAGGCCTATGATGAAGTCTGCACATGCCAGACTGAACAGAAAGTAGTTATTGACAGTTTGCAGGCTTCTGTTGACCTTAATGGAGAGCATTACCAGGATATTTCCAACAACAGTGACCAGACTAAGAGAGCCTGCCACCAGCACGATAAACACCACCTCCACTGTCTTATATGGGCTCGTCTCCACTTCCGGCTCCGTCTCATTGCCCTCAGAgacattaaaaaatgtaaagttgATTCCGTCCATCTGTTCCTGCCTCAAATGAAGCTTTCAGGCATTAAGGAGCAGAACCCAAAGGTCTTCAATCCTAAAGataaaggaaaaaaggaaaaaaatcagTACTTATATATTTTTCAATGCACACTTCACTCTTTTAAACCCCACACCTTCTAACTCCCACAAGATTACAAGCTATTCCCCTACTCCCCACACTATATTAACTTTAATATCCAGCATCTGAGCCACTTTTTATGGTATCATCTCAATCCTCCCTGCTGAGTCCTGCACAATGCGTTTGTACAGTTGCCAGCATTCAGTCAGTCTTTGGTTAGATCCATGTCTTTATACTTTGTTTCAATTATTTCTCTCAATTTGTTGGTGGGTGAGGGTTAATGCAGAACCaccaactacaaccccaaatcagaaaaagttgggactgcatggaaaatgcaaataataaaaaacacagagtttcttacgtttactttgacttttatttgattgcagacaggatgaacctgaaatatttcatgttttatctgcttacatttcatttattaataaacatccattcctgcatttcaggcctgcaacacatttcaaacaagttgggacagtaaagcatttaccactttgtaacgttgccgttcctttttaccacacttaaaagacgttttggcaccgaagataccaagtgatttagtgtttcagcttttattttgtcccattcttcctgcaaacacgtcttaagatgtgcaacagtacggtgtCGTCATTGTCAcaattttcctttcaaaattctccacacattctctattggggacaggtcaggactgcaggcaggccagtctagtagtTCACAGTGTGCAGCAtgtagttttgcattgtcttgttgaaaaatgcatggacgtcccttgaaaagatgacgtcttgaagatctcagtgtatttttctgcattaatgctgccatcacagaagtgtaaatgacctttgccaagggcactgacacaaccccataccatgacagatcctggctcttggacttgttgctgataacagtgtggatggtcattttcgtctttggtccggagcacacagcatccatttttttcaaaaagacctggaatgctgattcatctgaccacaatacacgtttccactgtgtgatggtccatcctagatgcctcagagcccagagaagtcgacgccgcttctggacatggttaacatagtacagtaaagttttaagtggcatttgtgcatgtaactctgtattgtagtgcttgacaaaggtttgccaaagtaatcccttgcccatgtggttatatcagctatcgttgagtggcggttcttgatgcagtgccgtctgagggatcaacgatcacgggcgttcagcttaagtttgcgcccttggccttaactaactgaaattcctcccgaatacctaaatcgtttaatgatattatgcactgtaaagggagaaatcatttcaatcattttctcacacatttgttgacacgctggagatcctctgatcatctttgctcatcaaagactcagcctttcctggatgctgcttttgtaccaaaccatcattacaatcacctgttgacatcacctgtttggaatcacatcattatttagtttttttacctcattactagccctaaattgtccccgtctcaaccttttttggaatgtgttgcaggcctgaaatgcaggaataaggtttatttaaatgaaatgaagttgagcagacaaaacatgaaatatctcaggttcaaactgtctgcaatcaaataaaagtcaaagtaaatgtaagaaactctgtgttttttattattttatttttctgatttgaggttgtattaAAAAAGCAGTGGCgctgccatcagcaaaaataaaataaaataaaaaaaaaaacactaaaaatgaatCAGAATATAAAGACATGGATCTAACCTAAGGCTGACTCTAAACTGGCAACTGTGCAAAATGCATTTGTGCATGACACTGCAGGCAAGATTGGTATGATAACACAGAACTGCTAACTATTCAGAAAGCAGTGACAGTGCCACCAGCTTCACTGCTTCTGACATTAGTATTTGTGGAGCAGTGAAAGACATTTCATTGACAGCCTATAACTTATATTATGTCATTAAATCCACTATTATTTTAAACAGCTACTCCAGCAATGATGTTGGGGATTTCAGATAAAGTGAATACATTTTGAGGTGTGTGTTTTCTATGacaatgtgtgtgaatgtaacaATTATCTAATTCaatcatttatatataatttatatcctGACACTTATAATTACATAACTGAAAATTATTTCTACCTGAGATTGATTCATATTGTTTCATGGTGTGTAAAACCtgtcattttgtgttttttaataatactacaATATGTGGTTAGAAGTAGATtttacacaaatccacaaatcaATTCAGATCCATCAGGCATAAACAACATAGCAGCGGCTGTTGTAGGTTGGGAGgttgtagtggttaaggtactggactagtactcaaaaggtcactggttcaagcctcaccactgccaggttgccattgttggcccttgagcaaggcccttaaccctcaattgcttagactgtatactgtcccagtactgtaagtcgctttggataaaagtgtctgctaaatgctgaaaatgtaaaaacactttCTTAGTTATAAGTAGAATGTATTTTGACATCCATCCAAACATAAGCATGTTAAAGATCTCAAATGAAACATTAAGATGACTGTCTATCCATGAATTAGATGCAGACAGCTTGTGTTTGCCTTCAGTATTTCTCATGCTTATTAAAAATGGAAAGTGGATATTAAAGAAGTTCTGAGTATAAACAGCAACAGACAATAGATAGTACAAGCCATTACACAAAACTGAATTTTGGCTGAAGGGTTGTCCATATTTTACTAATTTTCAGTTGTGGCTATTTCCAGCTACAATATTATTCTGCCTTGGTTAAGCATTCTGTAATTCAAGTTATCCCTTCAAGATTCCATGTTCAGGGTTAGACCTGGTACCTCTATCACAAGGTAGGTGATAACCATACACCCAAGGCATGTCAACAACAATTGAACTACTGGATTTGGTTATTTAAGCCAAACATATTATGAACAGGTGCAAAAAAGGCTATGAGTTCTTTAAATTGAATGTAGCATGGTCATATGATGCCTCAATTACTTGTagttactgttactgtgaactGGGATTATCTATAAAGAATAAAGGCTTAGCTGTCAAGTACACAGAATAAGTCTGCTGTATAGTGTCACATATGTGTCACATAACAGTTGACTGTCTTCATAGCAACACTGTCCTCAATTGTAATCACCAAGTTCCAAACTACCTCTGGCAGCAAAATAAGCACAAGCAATGTATACAAATCTGGGACGACCATGCACAGCACCAAGTATCATAAAAGCATGCTGTTCAATGTGTTTCTGGGTGCCGAATGCCCACtgagagctgggatatgctccagcaccccctgcgaccctgattaggataagcggcttagaaagtgagtaataataatctttatttatgtATCCCCTTTTATACAGTAGCAGTTCAAAGTGCTTTCAAAGTGTGCAGGACAGAAAATAGCACAGATACAACCATTCAAATACAAAAGATTAGACTCAAATGAAAAAAAAGCTTGATTAAAACTTAaagcatgaatgaatgaacaaatgaatgtaTACATTGTGAAATGAAAACCAACTTCATGTTAGAATGGAGCTGCTAGGACTAAAAAGTGCTGATCTAGAGTGTATTTTAACAGATAAAAGGACAATGATTAAATGATTAAgctaaaagatttaaaatgCAACAATCAAATTAAAAGCAAAAATGGAATACTAATTTAAATtcgaataaaataatgaaatacactGCAATCATaaaaaatgctaattaaaaatATGTTAAAGATGTGTAAAAAGATTAAGTGGCACTCTTCTCTTTGGGGAAAGAACTCCAAAGCTTTGATCTATGATGGGTAAATACCGATTTTCCACTCTTTAATTGTGTTTTGCGATCAACTGACATATTACTGTGAAATGGTTTTAAAGCATTGGTTGGATTGTGTCTAgtaataatctagggcagatggaatgcctttgtttgtcatatatacaccgatcagccataacattaaaaccacctccctgtttctacactcactgtctattttatcagctagttctacaattactgactgtagtccatctgtttctctacatactttatttagcctgctttcacactgttctttaatggtcaggacccccacaggaccactacagagtaggtgttatttaatgcagtgacactgacatggtggtggtgtgttagtgtgtgttgtgctggtatgagtggatcagacacagcagcgctgctggagtttttaaacacctcactgtccctgctggactgagaatagtccaccaaccaaaaacatccagccaacagcaccccgtgggcagcgtcctgtgaccactgatgaaggtctagaagatgaccaactcaaacagaagaaTAGATGAgttatcgtctctgactttacaactacaagatggaccaacaaggtaggagtgtctaatagagtggacagtgagtggacacaacatttaaaaactccagcagcgctgctgtgtctgatccactcataccagcacaacacacactaacacaccaccaccatgtcagtgtcactgcagtgctaagaatgatccaccacctaaataatacctgctctagtggtggtcctgtggtgagattcgatacccaggtggggcggtccaagtccttttagtgtgaagtttgcatgttctccctgtatctgcgtgggtttcctccgggtgctccggtttccccccacagtccaaagacatgcaagtgaggtgaattggagacactaaattgtccatgactgtgtttgatacaaccttgtgaactgaggaatcttgtgtaaggaggGTTTTTCTTTTAGATATTACTAATGTGATCTCCAAATGTGTAGGTTCCAAATATGCCTCTATGTCCTTCCTTTGTGTCTCACATCCCACAACCAGAATATCTCTGTTTAACTGCAGCAGATTGCAAGACATCCACATATTGATTTCACTTATGCAATTAAACAGAGAGCTGATGGTCTTGCCAGCATTTTGTGCTAGggagatatatatatagttgtGTATCATCTGTGTGCTAATAATAACAGATGTTATGTCTTTTATTGACAGCAGGCAGTGTAAGCATACACAGGTTAAATATGTCCCATCAGTGATCCTTGGGGACTCCACAAATAATTGCATGATGTTTTGAAACACAGTTGTTTAGTGTAACATAGTAGTCACAATCACCTTAATACAATCAAAACCAGAATAAGACTTGGCCATCAAGACACACCCAGTTTTGAAGCCAATCAAGTAGCATGTTATAGTCAACTGGGTCAAAAGCAGCACTTAAATCTAACAGGTCTTAGATCATGTATGACTTATAAAATGTTAGTGCTCTGACAGGTTTTGAAACCAAGCTGAAATGTTTCACTAAGCTGGTTGACGTTgaggtaattaattaattaattggatTGACACCATGTTCTTATTAATTTTACCAAGAAATGGGGGATTAAAGATAGGCCTGTAATTACTAAGCACAGTGGGGTCAAAACTTCCATTTAACAATGCCTTGATAACTACTGCCTTAAGGATTTGTAGAAAGTGTCCCTGCTGCAGTGACTGACAATGTGCACATCAGCCAAGAATGAGCACAGGTTGAAGGGTTCAGTAATAAAATTACATCTAAAAATGTATCTGAGCCAATCGGTTCAAATGTTGACATGTTGCTATTAATTAGCATTTCAATCCAACTTTAATTGCATGTGGAGTCTGTCGCATTGCTTTGGTTGTGTTAGTACACTATTCAGCTTATGGTTATTCCATCATCAGAGCCTCATATCTGTTAGTTAATGAAatagttattgttgttattaacgGCCCTGGGGTAGAGCCTAGAATATAGCTCCTAATGTTACCTAGCAGCTATACAGTGTGAGGTCTTTGCTGGTTCCATTCCAAAGGATAGTTTCGTCAGCAGTTGCTGGCTGTAGTCTCAGCAGGATGGTTAACTAGCATTGAATCCAGGAATTCTTCCTGCTCTTTATTGAAATGTAGAATGGAAATTCTTTGCTGAAGTTCTGCTAATGACTTTGTGGCATGCCAGACAGCTGGCAGACACTGGAGGAGTTCAGTGTGGCATATTGTTGATCATTTAGTGATGATAAAGAGCACCGAGTTTCCTTTTTTTGCTTACAATTTATGGTGGTTTTCTTCATTCTAATAATAGCAAATTCAGTGATAACCCAAAATATCCAAAAGAAAGTATTAAAGGGATTAAAGAGCTAAGCATAGACATGTCTGTACAACAGTAAACAGACTTTTAAAGAGTGGTGAACCACTCTTCACCAACATGCAGTCTGATGGAGGAATCTGGCATTGGCAAATAAGAGAAAAATGCTACAGCTGAATATAGTTGTATTCAGATGATAGTAGTTTGACCTGTTTTTGACAGTTTGGATTGGACCCAtcgcttttatttaaagaaaagctCAGTGATACTGCATTCAATACTATTTTAGAAAGTTGTCTGAGAGTTTGCTGAGTTCactgagtttggtgtgaaactTGCCTAGCTCCACAAAACTCTGACCTCAACTAAACTTAAGACTTTTGATATGAATTGAATTGCTGACTGGAAACTTAGTGCCAAATAGAAGCCAAATCCCTAAGCTCATGTTTAAAAAAGGCAAAGAAAAGCAATACAATTTTAGTTACAGTAAATACCACAATTTTGTAGACAGGGTCAatccaaatgattaaaaaaaagcacaaaaatacattataattattcaaatttaatgtaaattattaaaaaaaatatttaaaattacaatatacctgtatatacaccgatcagccataacattaaaaccacctccttgtttctacactcactgtccattttatcagcgataccatatagaagcactttgtagttctacaattactgactgtagttcatcttgttctctacatacttttttagcctgctttcaccctgttcttcaatggtcaggaccaccacagagtaggtattatttaggtggtggatcattctcagcaatgcagtgacactgacatggtggtggtgtgttagtgtgtgttgtgctggtatgagtggatcagacacagcagcgctgctggagtttttaaatactgtgtccactcactgtccactctattagacactcctacctagttgattcaccttgtagatgtaaagtcagagacaatcactcatctattgctgctgtttgagttggtcattttctagaccttcatcagtggtcacaggacgctgcctacgaggcgctgttggcttgatttttttggttggtggactattctcagtccagcagtgacagtgaggtgtttaaaaacttcatcagcattgctgtgacttatccactcataccagcacaacacacactaacacaccaccaccatgtcactgccactgcagtgctgagaatgatctaccacccaaaaaataccttctctgtatatgtatatgtatgtgtatatatatatactttttaaaaaaaaatgcattttctccactttttttccaaattacccgattgtgttatgcttcctctccactaatgccggccccggctctgatttgaggagaacaaagctaacacacgcccctccgacacatgggcag
This window harbors:
- the chrm2a gene encoding muscarinic acetylcholine receptor M2a; this translates as MDGINFTFFNVSEGNETEPEVETSPYKTVEVVFIVLVAGSLSLVTVVGNILVMLSIKVNRSLQTVNNYFLFSLACADFIIGLCSMNLYTVYIVIGAWPLGPVVCDLWLALDYVVSNASVMNLLIISFDRYFCVTKPLSYPVKRTTKMAGMMIAAAWVLSFILWAPAILFWQFIVGGRTVPERECYIQFFSNAAVTFGTAIAAFYLPVIIMMVLYWQISRASKSRVKKDNRKPSGTIVTTASPNQTHPSTSNKPENNNVMVKDPDRGQTQTSDDLTNQDDSKLQNGKAPSKASREKEGKESAKDNCVSVEDKESSNDSTSGSGTATNQKPDNNDTQVPTRHQTKTSPSKLTCIKIVTKSPKGDCYAPTNTMVEIVPAAEKQNNVARKIVKMTKQPPKKKKAAPSREKKVTRTIMAILVAFVATWTPYNVMVLINTFCSSCIPNTMWTIGYWLCYINSTINPACYALCNATFKKTFKQLLLCQYKNIRSTR